Sequence from the Flavobacterium sp. TR2 genome:
ATTGATTATGAAGGCCTTTACAGTATTCTTCAAAAGAGCAAAATTATATTCTTTCGATTTTAAAATAAGCAAGCTCTTCGTCATTTCTCACCAAATTGTCTAATCTTACAAATCCGACTTTTTGCAGCACATTTTGTGATCCAGTGTTATCAAGATCTGTTATGGCCACAACTTCTTTGGTTTCTGTAGCTCTAAAACTATATTGTGTAAGGGCTTTACACACTTCTGTGGCAATACCCTTGCCCCAATATTCTCTGCTAAGCACATACCCAATCTCTACCTGGCTCGTGTTGTGCACAAAAATACGGGCCACACACATCCCTATAAAACCATTATCTACAGCACTAAATATCGCCCATCGGCTAAGGTTTTTCTTTTCATAATTTTCAAGCAATTCGTTAAACATTTCGACATACCTTTCGGGTGAAGTGTCGGGAAGATATTGTGTAACCTGCTCATCTTTGAAAAGATCTAAGAATGTTTGTTTCTCTTGAGGCAAAAATTCGCGTATAATTATTTTTGGGCTTTGATAAAGAATATGCATTTATGATACTAAAATAAATAATTGATAAGTTGTTTTTCTAAAATTGGCAGTACAGTTTTTCTCCTGCAAATACATCCAAATTTACAGAAAATAAATAGAGTAAAGTTCTTGCTCTCCAAAATCTTCAATGAATTTGTGCGATTGTTCCAAATAAAATGAGAGTAAAAAAATAATTTTTCATCACAGCTATCTGTCATAATTTAGGTAGCTTTACATTGCTCCATAAAAGTGCAAACACTTACATATCAACACAATAACATCTTCCTAAAAACGCTTAAAATGACAAATCCCAAAGAAAACGTAATCTGGATCACTGGTGCTTCTTCTGGCATTGGGAAAGCACTGGCCTTTGAATGGGCTAGATTAGGGTATAAAGTGGTTCTTTCCTCAAGACGTAAAGAATTATTGGATAAAGTGGCAGAAGAGATTAAACTCACAGGCGGTATCGCATTGGTCGTTCCGTGTGATATTATGCAGGAAACCGCTATTGAAAAAGCTGTCCAGCAAATCATTACAGACTGGGCGCGACTGGATGCAGTTATCGCAAATGCTGGTTTTGGTGTTTTTGGAAGCATCGAAAAATTGACGGCTAAGGATTGGAACAGACAATTGCAGGGCAATGTTACCGGCCTCGCCCTCACTGTTAAATATGCACTGCCGCATTTAAAGAAAAATAAAGGCAGAATAGGTTTGGTTGCTAGTGTAGCGGCATATCTTCCTAATCCTAATGTAGGCGCATACGGGGCTTCAAAAGCTGCTGTAAACTCTATTGGCCAGACTTTGCAGGTCGAATTAATGGGTACAGGCGTGAGCTGCACTACGCTGCACCCAGGATTTGTAGTTTCGGAAATTGCACGAACTGACAATGATGGAGTCTGGCATCCCGAACAGCAAGATCCACGGCCAGCAAATTTGATGTGGCCTACAGATAAAGCCGCAAAAGTAATGGTAAAGGCTATCTTAAAGCGAAAGCGAAATTACATTTTCACTGGCCACGGCAAAATAGCTGTAGGTCTGCAAAGATGGTTTCCTGGATTGATGAGATGAATCATTTCAAAAAGTATAAAACCAGATTTATAAATTATTTTTTGACTTGCTCTAATAGCCGTACGAAGTGTAGATAACTTTAGTTGAAACAATATCCTTATTCATTAGAAACGTTTTTACAATCAATTGCTGATCGCTGGAATGGAAATCCATAATATAATATTCGCTGATATTTACATTTTCCTTTTTGTATATAAGCCTTCCCAAAATATCATAAATCTCGAGCTTATCAATCACTTCAAAAAAAGAATTGACTTTTATGATTCCATCTTTTATAGAAACAATGACAGGATGATCTAATTTTTCCTGACTTGGGGTTTCATTTTTATAATGCAATACAAATCGGTCATCGAAAGTCCCTTTTGAAGTATTAAATCGATATGGGGATTTTTTTAGATTGAAAAAAACAAAGGCTTCTTTATCTTCCAAATAAATATCCTGATTGGCAAGCAATCCTTCTGTTTGTTCAATGCTAATTTCAAAGATGCCTCCGATTGTTGTGCTAAAGCCTAATAGCACTGTATCATTTACGTCAAAAGGCAGGGCTCTTCCCTGTATGGCAAAATTTTTACTCTGGTTGATGCTGTAAAAATCGATGTATTTATTTCCATTAAAAACAACTCCGTCAAAAGTGCTGTCAAATTCATTGGTAGCCCCTGTGATATAGCCAACAAGAGTTTGTTTGAATGCCCCTTGATTATTGTAAACATTTAGCCAAACTCTATTTTTTTCTACTGGGTCAGAGATTTTTTTTGTGGTATTGAATTTAAAAAATTGAGAATTGTTGCCACCAATTCGCATCGTATTATCAAACTTGGCATTGGTTCCAAAAACACCTTCTTTTCCTTGAATAAAAAAGGATTGCCCCGCTGTAATAAATCCCTTAGGAATCGTATTATTAATATGGGTAACGGGATCTTTGGGGCCAATTCCAACACCTCCTGTGGCATTGTAAGAAGCATAGTCATTGGAGGCGTTTGGCAAAGTTGCGCTTTGCGGGTTGTGAGACCAAAAATAAAGGGTTCCGTTTAGAACAGTTCTATTGGTTTCCAAAAACTGATCGGCATTGACCGCTGATGGATATGGGTTTCCGATGAGATATGATTTACCTGCCTCTATCCCTTCAGTCGTTATGGTTCCGTTGTTCGGAATACCTCTAAAATGGATTGGATAACTATAAATGTTTTCTTTATTAAAACCTGTCGGACTGCCAATGCTGTATCCTTTAGAAATTTTCATATGTTCCGTCGGTTTTTCCTCTTTCCAATTATTAGCGTTAGCATCAAATGAGAAAAATTTATCAGAAGGAGTATTAGGAGATGCTATTCCCAGCTGCTGAGATTCTACTGGGGAGGACCAATAGACATAATCGGATTGCAATACAGGAGTTGTAAATCGGCTGTAAATAATTTTTCCAATATTAGCCACTTCATTTTTCTGAATTAAACTAGATGTGTTGGCAAAACTAAAGGTTGCTCCGTCCAATACTTCAAGTTCATTGGCCAATGCCATTGTAATGCCTTCAGAGACATCGATAAAACCCGTAATTGCCTGACATTTGCACATTTCCGTATCAATGCTGAAAGTATAATTACCCTTCATATAAATGTACTTGTCTATGCTAGGCAGACCGTTTGTCCATTTTGCTCCTGTCCAAGCTGTAGATTCTAATGGTTTTAAAAGTACATTGGGCGTAGCTTTAGATAAACAGCTTCCGTCAAAAACCCTATAGCTGTAGGTTCCTATTTTGAGATTTGAAATTGTAGCAGTGCTTCCCGAACCCAGTATTGTTTCGGTTGAAGTGCCGCTTTGGTAAAGTGTCCAGCTGCCAGCAGGAAGTCCTTCTAACAAAATGCTTCCGTTTGTGCTGCAAGTAGGCTGAATAATGTTTTTTATGATTGGGGGATTTACAAATAATGGCTTTTTAATTTCCACAAGTGTTGGATCTGAAATACAGGAACCCACGGTAATGGAACGACAGCTGAATTGATGGGTTCCTGAGGGAATATTAGAAAAAGTTGCCGAAGCCTGATACAAACCTCCGTCAATATTGTATTCAAAACCAGTTCCTTCAGCAGGAATGCTTATAACAACAGTACCCGTGTTTACAATACAGTCTGGCTGTATTATAGAACCAACTGTAGGAGCATTTGGAACGCTCGGTTGTGCATATAAAACAACTTGAGATGATGGCATTGAAATACAGCCGTCAGCGTTAGTAACGGTAATTGTATAAGTGCCTGGAACAGTATTTCCACTTAAAATTGCTGTTGTTCCCATGCCCGTCAAAGTTCTGCCTCCTGAAGATGTTAGAGTCCAGCTTCCAGTGGGTAATCCGCTTAGGCCGACACTGCCTGAATTAGATTCGCAGGTTGCTTGGGTCACAAAATCAATTATGGGAGGAGTCGGCATAATTGGCTGCGAATTGATTGTAACCATTTCTGACGGGACTGAACTGCAATTTCCCAGCGTAGCAGATACAGTATAATTTCCAGCTGGTGCCGTGATTAGGTTTCCAGAAATGACAACTCCTGTGTTTGGAACAACAGTATAGCTGTTATCTGCATCATAATTTGTTATGCTAAAATTTCCCGTGCTTACTGTACAGGTTGGCTGCGCAACTGAGCTTAGCACAGGTTTGTCAGGGGTAACGGGTTGAGAATTAATAGTAAAAAGAATGGATTTTTCAGAAATGCATCCTTCTGAATTTTTTACTGTTAATGTATAGCTTCCCGGAGGCATACTGCTGAAAAATGCAGTTGGCCCTACCCCTTCCTGTCCTGGGTTTCCAACTACTATTTCGGGAGAAGCGTAGAGTGTCCATGCCCCAGAAGGCAAACCGCTCACTTCTACACTTCCTCTATTTGAATCACAATTTGGATGGACTATGTTCCCTATAATTGGAGGAGACGGAGTCATGGGCTGTTCCAAAATCTCGACCTCAGCTGATATTCCTGAAGTACAGTTTCCTAATGTCGCTGTCACAGTGTAATTGCCTTTTGGGGCCGTAACATTATTTCCTGAGAGTGTAACTCCAGTATTCGGATGTATAGCATAAGTATAATTTGAATTGTAATTGGTAATGGTGAAGCTTCCTGTAGCCACTGTACAGCTAGGCTGAATAGGAACACTTAACACAGGAACTTCTGGAGTTGTCGGTTGATCATTTAAAGTAAACGGTAAAGAAGAAGAAGAGCTACAGCCATCAGATTTTTTTACCGTAAGGGTATATGTGCCTGCAAGAGCGCCTGTAAGAATTGCTGTAGTACCAGAACCGTTTAGTCCTGTTCCGTTCCCAATTGCGGGCGATGCAAAAAGTGTCCATGAACCAACTGGCAAACCGCTTAATTCGATACTGCTAATATTGGATTCACAAGTAGGCTGTGTTACCCTGACAATTACTGGAGCGCTTGGTGTTTCAGGCTGTTTGTTTATGACTGCAACGGCCGATGCGTTCGAAGTGCAATCCGCCAGAGTAGCTGTAACTGTGTAATTTCCTCTTGGAGCAGTTATGGTATTGCCAGAAATTGTTACTCCGCTATTTGGGCTCACCACATAAATGCTGCTGGAATCATAATTTGTAATGGTAAAACTTCCTGTGGCTACTGTACAAGTTGGCTGTATAGGAATGCTTAACAATGGAATTGCTGGAGAAATAGGTTGCGGATTGAGTGTAACTGGCAATGAAGATGCAGACAGACAATCATCATCGTTTTTTACCGTAATGGTATAGGTTCCCACAAGAACTCCAGTTAAAATCGCCGTTGTTCCCGAACCGCTTAATCCCGTTCCGTCTCCAATGGAAGGCGTGGCATAAATAGTCCAAGAACCCGAAGGCAAATCGCTCAATTCAATGCTTCCGCTATTGGAATTACAGGTTGACTGTGTGACTTTTACGATTGTCGGAGCTGCTGGCACTATCTTAGCTTTCTCAATGGCTACCGTTACAGAAGCTTCTGAACTGCAAGTGCCAGAAATTCCGGAAACAGTAAAACTATAAGATCCTTCTGCCAAAGATGAAACAGTAAAAGAAGTTCCTGAACCTGAATATGAAGCATTAGCCGTACCACTTTGATTGAGTGTCCAAGTTCCTGATGCAGGCAATCCATTTATAACAACGCTTCCCGTTGGAGTACCGCAAATGGGTTGTGTTATTGTGCCGATAGCAGGTGTAGCCAGTGGCAATGGCTGCGCGATAATGGTAAATGAAGTACTTGCTTCCGAATTACACCCCTGTTCATTGGTAACACCAAGAGTATAATTGCCCGGTACGAATGTGCCAACTATGCTATAACTTGTTCCTGTTCCCGTAATCGTTTCTATTAATGACGAAGTGCTGTCAAACACATTAAGCGACCAATTTCCTGAAGGCAGATTGCTAATTAAAATAGATGTTTCACTATCACTACAAGAAGGATTTGATGTAATCGTTGCCGTTGGCGCCAATGGTGTCGACGGTTGAGCATTGATTGTAACATTGCCATCTTGCGCTAAACATATTGTGCCGCTGTCCAATACAAAATTATAGACTCCTGCCGTTAATGCTGATGCAATGTAAGTAGTGGGACTTGGCGATGGTTCTGTTATTGTGGCGTTAATTGGTCCCGTTTGGGTAATGGTCCATCCAGTTGCTGGCAAATTGTTGATAGTGACGCTTCCAGTTGAAACTGTACAGGTTGGATGAATTACTGTGCCCAACGTAGCTCCCGAAGAAATAGCATTCATAACCACATCAGCCGTCGTGGCCGAAACGCAGCCTGCATCTGAAACCACTTTAAATTGATAGGTTCCAGGCAACAATCCAGAAACTGTTGTGCTGCTCCCCGATCCTGTTATTTGGTTATCGCTTGTTCCGCTTTGCCGTAAAGTCCAAGTTCCTGTTGCGGGTAAATCATTCAAAACGACAGATCCTCCAGTAGCGCAAGTAGGCTGAGTGATAGCACCAATTGCGGGTACAGATGGTGTAGGCGGTTGAGGTGTGATTACCACATCAGCAGTAGCGGCAGAAATACATCCAGTTTCTGTCACGGTTACTGTAAAATAATACGTTGCAGGACTAAAATTGCTCATGGAAATGCTGCTTCCTGAACCCGGTATAGATAAGAATCTTAAGTTATTTCGGTAAACGGTTACTGTCCAATTTCCCAAAGGCAGACCGTTTAAAATTATTTTTCCTGAAGGGATCATACAGCTGGGCTGGTATCCAATTACAGGTATCGGAGTAGCAGGCAATTCATTGTCAACGGTTACCGTCACACTATCCTTAGTTTCGCAGCCGCTTACAGTATTGGTTGCCGTAAGTGTATATGTAGTGGTTACTGTTGGAGATGCAATTGGGCTGGAGATTGACGCATCCGATAATCCAGTGGATGGACTCCAGCTATAAGCAGTTTCTGCTTCGGCAATAGAACCAATACTAGCCGTCAGGACATTGCAATTTATAGTTTTGTCAATTCCTGCAGCTCCTGAACTTTGAGAGGTGTTGTTGACTGTTACCACAATTTCGTCAGTCGCCGAGCATCCATTGATTCCTGTTACTGTTAAAGTATAAACTGTAGTTGCAGTCGGATTGGCTATTGGATTGGAAATACTAGCACTCGATAACCCTGCCACCGGACTCCAACTGTAGGTGTTTCCTACCACAGGAGAAACTCCTATAGTTTTGCCAGAAACATTGGACGTGCAGGTTTTGGTAAAATCAATTCCTGCATCTGCAATAGGATTATCTGTATCGACTGTAACTAAAACAGTATCTGAATTTGTACAGCCATTGATTGTAGATGTCGTGGTAAGTGTATAAATGGT
This genomic interval carries:
- a CDS encoding GNAT family N-acetyltransferase, with translation MHILYQSPKIIIREFLPQEKQTFLDLFKDEQVTQYLPDTSPERYVEMFNELLENYEKKNLSRWAIFSAVDNGFIGMCVARIFVHNTSQVEIGYVLSREYWGKGIATEVCKALTQYSFRATETKEVVAITDLDNTGSQNVLQKVGFVRLDNLVRNDEELAYFKIERI
- a CDS encoding SDR family NAD(P)-dependent oxidoreductase → MTNPKENVIWITGASSGIGKALAFEWARLGYKVVLSSRRKELLDKVAEEIKLTGGIALVVPCDIMQETAIEKAVQQIITDWARLDAVIANAGFGVFGSIEKLTAKDWNRQLQGNVTGLALTVKYALPHLKKNKGRIGLVASVAAYLPNPNVGAYGASKAAVNSIGQTLQVELMGTGVSCTTLHPGFVVSEIARTDNDGVWHPEQQDPRPANLMWPTDKAAKVMVKAILKRKRNYIFTGHGKIAVGLQRWFPGLMR
- a CDS encoding T9SS sorting signal type C domain-containing protein, with protein sequence MKKILLIMLLCTTFAFGQTVGDYRSVNSGDWQALITWEYYDGSQWVIPSGKAPQGYPGEFDGTHNVHIQFSKNIDISSAGITTKPFNQLLIDGALILNGSNANPSFAINASEIIVTKNLQPKAHIEFINQASLRLPQNSSLQVDKVGLTGNCVTDQALFIDSIKYAICDYINDDSPTGLNFLDLMNTGGSLTAIPTANPTVFVGETIFLNGEYTGAPGDDLSFQWSITDPLGDVATANIQNFLIPNALPGVYTLKFTAFTIYRGQFRDIDYKHSKTIEVTVSRGQSPDAPTAIAGTGATCSEITANWEASASATKYYLDVATDINFTNFVAGYDNLDVGNVLSKKVTGLTNGTTYYYRVYAQNDNVLSPRSNTINYATLTTPNGLSATVTAQPTCSVPTGTVTLNSSYLGDSRYEYNADGGAYQSSNVFTGLKPGNHVFTVRFLGQESCVSDPATATINESLQIPIADAGTDFTKTCNSNPSGKQIGAVPVDGVTYSWSPTLGLSDATVANPIANPTATTTYTLTATQIVGGCTATDTVVATVAITPPNAIAGNDFTKSCTSFANGNKIGSASELGISYSWTPSAGLSDSTISDPIANPDITTTYTLTAVNTATGCAVTDAVLVTVNTEKPIANAGIDFTKTCSANQNGKAIGEQAMPDTQYVWSPVTGLSAADIANPIANPSVTTVYTLEAINMTNGCKATDTVLVTVDLTAPIANAGTPFAKTCTQFSSGKEIGSQPEPETVYSWSPSEGLSSTTISNPIANPAATTTYTVKATNSRTGCIATDDVTVSVYSAIPIADAGTDFTKSCIANSSGRIIGTDALAGTVYSWSPLAGLSNANISSPIANPTETTLYTLTATNLESGCTATDQVIVTVDTAAPEANAGLDFTKSCTINPTGALIGAAPITGVLYNWSPSTGLSDPTISNPTANPNVSTIYTLTTTSTINGCTNSDTVLVTVDTDNPIADAGIDFTKTCTSNVSGKTIGVSPVVGNTYSWSPVAGLSSASISNPIANPTATTVYTLTVTGINGCSATDEIVVTVNNTSQSSGAAGIDKTINCNVLTASIGSIAEAETAYSWSPSTGLSDASISSPIASPTVTTTYTLTATNTVSGCETKDSVTVTVDNELPATPIPVIGYQPSCMIPSGKIILNGLPLGNWTVTVYRNNLRFLSIPGSGSSISMSNFSPATYYFTVTVTETGCISAATADVVITPQPPTPSVPAIGAITQPTCATGGSVVLNDLPATGTWTLRQSGTSDNQITGSGSSTTVSGLLPGTYQFKVVSDAGCVSATTADVVMNAISSGATLGTVIHPTCTVSTGSVTINNLPATGWTITQTGPINATITEPSPSPTTYIASALTAGVYNFVLDSGTICLAQDGNVTINAQPSTPLAPTATITSNPSCSDSETSILISNLPSGNWSLNVFDSTSSLIETITGTGTSYSIVGTFVPGNYTLGVTNEQGCNSEASTSFTIIAQPLPLATPAIGTITQPICGTPTGSVVINGLPASGTWTLNQSGTANASYSGSGTSFTVSSLAEGSYSFTVSGISGTCSSEASVTVAIEKAKIVPAAPTIVKVTQSTCNSNSGSIELSDLPSGSWTIYATPSIGDGTGLSGSGTTAILTGVLVGTYTITVKNDDDCLSASSLPVTLNPQPISPAIPLLSIPIQPTCTVATGSFTITNYDSSSIYVVSPNSGVTISGNTITAPRGNYTVTATLADCTSNASAVAVINKQPETPSAPVIVRVTQPTCESNISSIELSGLPVGSWTLFASPAIGNGTGLNGSGTTAILTGALAGTYTLTVKKSDGCSSSSSLPFTLNDQPTTPEVPVLSVPIQPSCTVATGSFTITNYNSNYTYAIHPNTGVTLSGNNVTAPKGNYTVTATLGNCTSGISAEVEILEQPMTPSPPIIGNIVHPNCDSNRGSVEVSGLPSGAWTLYASPEIVVGNPGQEGVGPTAFFSSMPPGSYTLTVKNSEGCISEKSILFTINSQPVTPDKPVLSSVAQPTCTVSTGNFSITNYDADNSYTVVPNTGVVISGNLITAPAGNYTVSATLGNCSSVPSEMVTINSQPIMPTPPIIDFVTQATCESNSGSVGLSGLPTGSWTLTSSGGRTLTGMGTTAILSGNTVPGTYTITVTNADGCISMPSSQVVLYAQPSVPNAPTVGSIIQPDCIVNTGTVVISIPAEGTGFEYNIDGGLYQASATFSNIPSGTHQFSCRSITVGSCISDPTLVEIKKPLFVNPPIIKNIIQPTCSTNGSILLEGLPAGSWTLYQSGTSTETILGSGSTATISNLKIGTYSYRVFDGSCLSKATPNVLLKPLESTAWTGAKWTNGLPSIDKYIYMKGNYTFSIDTEMCKCQAITGFIDVSEGITMALANELEVLDGATFSFANTSSLIQKNEVANIGKIIYSRFTTPVLQSDYVYWSSPVESQQLGIASPNTPSDKFFSFDANANNWKEEKPTEHMKISKGYSIGSPTGFNKENIYSYPIHFRGIPNNGTITTEGIEAGKSYLIGNPYPSAVNADQFLETNRTVLNGTLYFWSHNPQSATLPNASNDYASYNATGGVGIGPKDPVTHINNTIPKGFITAGQSFFIQGKEGVFGTNAKFDNTMRIGGNNSQFFKFNTTKKISDPVEKNRVWLNVYNNQGAFKQTLVGYITGATNEFDSTFDGVVFNGNKYIDFYSINQSKNFAIQGRALPFDVNDTVLLGFSTTIGGIFEISIEQTEGLLANQDIYLEDKEAFVFFNLKKSPYRFNTSKGTFDDRFVLHYKNETPSQEKLDHPVIVSIKDGIIKVNSFFEVIDKLEIYDILGRLIYKKENVNISEYYIMDFHSSDQQLIVKTFLMNKDIVSTKVIYTSYGY